GTGATATTTTTGAATTATTAGATAGAAAAAAAATATACATAGAGGCAAAACCTTTTGCATTAGGTGTGCGAGCCGAGCATCCGCAAAACTTAATTGATAGCATACAATACAGTTGCGATGTTACTACGGGCAGAGGTAATTATTTACCGCCATCGCCATATTCCATTGTAAAACAAGTTGCAGGTAGGGGTATGTATTCATTCTGTATGTGCCCAGGTGGTGTTATTGCACCCTGTGCCACGAGCGAAGGCGAAGTGGTAACCAATGGTTGGTCGCCCTCCAAGCGCGACCAAGAAACGGCAAATTCAGGTATTGTAGTCGAATTAAAATTGGAAGATTTTAAACCTTTCGAGAAATTTGGGGCATTGGCAGGAATGGAATTCCAAAAAGCAATCGAACAAAAAGCATGGCATTTAGCGGGCAAAACACAACGCGTACCTGCGCAACGCATGGTCGATTTTACGCAAGGTAAAACATCTACAGATATTCCTAAAACATCCTACGTACCTGGTACAACATCGGTAGAATTGGGGCAGGTATTTCCAAACTTTATAACGCAAACATTACGCGAAGGTTTTATTCAATTTGGCAAATCGATGCGAGGTTACTTAACTAACGATGCCATTTTACACGCTCCAGAATCGCGTACCTCATCACCTGTACGTATCCCACGCGATCGCGAAACCCTAGAGCATGTACAAATAAAAGGATTATACCCTTGTGGCGAGGGTGCAGGGTACGCAGGCGGTATAATTTCGGCAGCTATCGATGGCGAAAAGTGTGCCCTAAAATGTGTAGCAACCAACTTGCAGTAGTCATAACGAGCATCTCATTACTTAATTCTTAGTTTCTGAACTTTCAAAATTTTTGAACGATAATTAACAGAAGTTCAACATAGTGCTGTTTATTATATAGTTAAATTTGTTAAACAACAATATATTCTGTTATGGCAACAAAAAAAATAAAAGCACCCACAAAATCAGATATTATAACCAAGTATTCAGACTACTGCCTAATCAACGGCAATCGTCCTGCTACAGTGTACAAATTTGCAAAAGATAATGGCTTTGAAGAAGCCCATTTTTATGCGCACTTCAGCTCTTTTGAAATGCTAGAACACCATTATTTTACTGAAATGTTTACGTATACTGTGGAGATGTTAGAGCAATCGCCAGCGTATGCTAATTATTCGGGAACCGAGAAACTATCGGCTTTCTACTTTACGTTTTTTGAGATGGCAACAGCAAACCGCAGTTTTATAATGTACCTTATGGACGATAATAACTCTTCGGTTCGTAATATGCTCAAATTAAAAGAACTCCGCAAAGTATTTACCAATTACGCTATGCAGGTGCTAGAAAGACCTTTGGATATGAAAAACGAACGTGCCGATAAGGCACAGGATAAAGCGTTACGCGAAGCTGCATGGTTGCAGTTTTTATCGGTATTCAAATTCTGGATGAAAGACACTTCACCAAGTTTTGAGAAAACAGATGTATTTATCGAAAAATCGGTAAAAGCATCTTCAGACCTTGTGTACAACACGCCCTTACAAAGCCTGTTTGACCTTGGCAAGTTTTTATGGAAAGAAAAATTTACAGCGTAGTATATGAAAAGACTAGACTCCATTCCCGTTAATAAAATAGATCGGGTTAGTAAATTGGTAACCACAGGCGTAAAAGTAGGTGGCAATTACCTTAAATACTACGGCAAAAAAATAGTAAACCCAGAACTGACTAAAGAAGGCTTGCACGAAGACAATGCAGCCGATATTTACGATGGACTTAAAGAGCTAAAAGGTAGTGCGCTAAAGGTAGCGCAAATGCTTAGCATGGAAAAAAATTTACTGCCCGAAAGCTATGTAGAGAAATTTTCGTTAAGCCAGTTCTCCGTACCACCATTATCGTCACCACTGGTAATGAAAACCTTTAAAAAGTACTTTGGTGTAGAACCCCATGTGCTTTTTGATGAGTTTAATGCTGAAAGTATTAATGCAGCCAGTATCGGTCAGGTACACAAAGCCAAAAAGGGGGGTAAAGATCTTGCCGTTAAAATACAATATCCAGGCATACGCGAGAGCATAGGTACCGATATTGCAATGGTTAAACCTATTGCTGTACGCATGTTTAACCTACAAGGAACATCAGACGAGTACTTTCAGGAAATTGAAGGAAAACTAATAGAAGAAACAGATTATACCTTAGAGTTACAGCAAAGCGAAGCAGTACGCAAGGCATGCAGCATATTAACAGAGCTCAAGTTCCCAGCGTATTACCCAGAGTTGTCGTGCGAAAAAATCATCACAATGGATTGGATGGAAGGCAAGCACCTTTCGGAATGGTGTAATGAGGAACACTTGCAAGAAGAACGTGATAAGGTAGGGCAGGTATTGTACGATTTTTATATGTATCAGATACATGGACTTAAAAAATTCCATGCCGACCCACATCCAGGTAATTTTTTAATTGATGAAGATGCCAACCTTGTAGCAATAGACTTTGGTTGTATGAAGGCATTGCCCGACGATTTCTCGGAACCTTATTTTAAATTAATAACACCTGCTACAGTTGCTAACGACGATTTGTTTAGAGAAAAACTATATGAACTCAGTGTGTTGCGTGAAGACGATTCGCCAGAAGACGAAGCGTATTTCTTTAACCTCTTTAAAGAACTCCTTACTGTATTTGTAGAACCGTACAACCATGATGTTTTCGATTTCGGTCGCCCTGAATTTAGCGAAACCATAGCCAAACTTAGTGAGCAATTTGCTAACGATAAAACATTAAGAAAGATGAATGGTAACCGAGGCTCTAAACACTTTATATATGTTAACAGAACCTTTTTTGGGCTGTACAGCCTGCTATTCGACTTAAAGTCGCGAATTGATATTTATGGGTATAAAAAATACCTCCAGTAAAGGCAACAAATCCTACTTGCCAAGTAAAACCTGTGCCACTTGTGGGCGCGATTTTACTTGGCGTAAAAAGTGGGAAAAAAACTGGGAAGCAGTAAAATACTGTAGTGCTGCTTGCCGCAAAAAATAATTTTTAGTTTTTTAGAAATTCATATTTTCAGTCAAGACCCGTTTTAAGCGGGTCTTTGCTGTAACAGAAAAGGAGTATTTATACCACTTCTAAAAACTATATTTCTTATTTTTGATAGTAATAGTAATATTTTATGACCGAAGAAAAAGTAATTTTAGTAAACGAAAATGACGAGCAAATAGGGTTAATGCCTAAAATGGAAGCACACGAAAAAGCCCTGCTTCACCGTGCATTTTCGGTATTTATACTTAACTCCAAAAACGAAATTATGCTGCAGCAACGTGCAGCACAAAAATACCATTCGCCACTTTTATGGACCAATACCACCTGTAGCCACCAACGTGAGGGCGAAACCAATTTACAGGCAGGCAACCGCAGGTTAATGGAAGAAATGGGCATACAGGCAGAGCTAAAAGAGCTTTTCTCGTTTATATACAAAGCACCGTTTGATAATGGGCTTACCGAGCATGAGCTAGACCACGTAATGATAGGATATTATGATGATGCACCCAATATAAATAAGGAAGAAGCAGAGAGCTGGAAATGGATGAGCATTGAGGCAGTAAAGGAAGATATGAAAGCTAATCCTAGTATTTATACTGTATGGTTTAAAATAATATTCGATGAATTTTATCATTATCTCGAAGAGCACAAAAGCCCTTTAGTAAAGGAGCAGTAACTAATCCAACCACAAAAAATATACTATAATGAAAGTAAGCGTAAGCAGAAAAGCGCATTTTAATGCCGCGCATCGTTTGTATTGCCCCGATTGGACGGATGAGCAGAATGATGCTGTTTTTGGTAAATGCAATAACCCCAATTTTCACGGTCATAACTACGAGCTTGTAGTTAGTGTTACGGGAACTGTTAACCCTAAAACAGGCTACGTAATAGATATGAAAGTGCTTAAGGACATTATTAAAGATGAAGTGGAAGAACCTTTTGACCATAAAAACCTGAACCTTGATGTTCCTGAATTTTCCGAATTAAACCCTACCGCCGAAAATATTGTTGTAGTAATATGGAACAAAATACGAAAGCGTATAGATAGTGCTATGGCGCTAGAAGTAGTACTGTATGAAACACCAAGAAATTTTGTAACATATAAAGGGGAATAATTATGGAACTCTATCCTATACTATTTGAACCCATCCTGAAAGATAGGCTTTGGGGTGGTACCAAATTAAAAACAGACCTTGGCAAACATATACCTACCAATACTACTGGCGAAAGCTGGGAGCTATCGGATGTAGATGGTGATGTTAGTATTGTTAGCAACGGTGTTTATTCTGGTAAATCGTTAACCGAATTACTCAACAGCTATCCAGCGGCAATTTTAGGCAATAAAGTATACGAGCAATATGGCGCAAAATTTCCGTTACTGTTTAAATTTTTAGATGCGCATCGTGATTTATCCATACAAGTGCACCCCAACGATGCACTAGCAAAAAAGCGACATAACTCGTTTGGTAAAACCGAAATGTGGTATGTAATGCAGGCAGACGAGGGCGCGAAGATAATAGTAGGCTTTAAAGAAAAATCGAGCCCAGAAGAATATATAAAACACCTTGAAGATAAGAATCTGGTTGAGATATTAAATTTGGTTGAGGTAAAGGCTGGCGATGTTTTCTTTTTAGAAACAGGAACCATACACGCCATTGGTGCAGGTATTGTAATAGCCGAAATACAGCAAACGAGTGATATTACGTATCGTATTTACGATTGGGATAGGGTAGATGCACAAGGAAACTCTCGCGAATTGCATGTGGAGCAGGCATTGGATGCGATGAACTATAATACTACGCAAACCAAAAAAGAGTATACCAAAACAGCTAACACAACCAACGTAATGGTAGATTGCCCTTATTTTACAACAGGTTACTTACCACTACTGGGCGATATGGCAGTTACTAAAAAGGGGGCTAGCTTTACCGTTTACATATGTACTGATGGGGCATATACCCTTACAGCAAACCAAAAGGAATACAATTTTAAAAAAGGCGATACAATATTAATACCTGCTGCTTTGCAACACTATTCGCTTTCGGGTAAAGCAACCTTGCTAGAAATATATATAGCTTAATAGCTTAACTTAAAGTAATAATTGTAATTTTGTACCAAATTTTAATAAAATAGAACATGGCAAGTGTAAAGAATTTAAAGAAAGACATTAACTACGTATTAGGCGATATTATAGAAGCTGTTTACATTTGGGAAATGACAACTCCAGGAAAACCAACAAAAGAATCGGATGCTTTAATTGATGAAGCTATTACTGTTTTTGATGATCTTATTAAAAAGATTAACAAAAAAGATGTAGAAAATAAAAAAGCACACTTTAAGCAAATAAACCAAGAATTCGAACAGTCTGCTAAACAGCTTGTTGAAAAAATCAATACACTTTAGTAGAAAAAAAGCTGTAAAAAGTGCTCCAAATTATTTGGAAATTTGGGTTTCAACCTTATATTTGCACCCGAATTGAGACGCCGATGTAGCTCAGCTGGCTAGAGCAGCTGATTTGTAATCAGCAGGTCGTGGGTTCGAGTCCCTCCATCGGCTCAATAAACAAAAAAACGCTTCATATACATGAGGCGTTTTTTTTTATTGTTATCATATACATTACTACTTTTTTCCTTGTACGATGCCAATAAAAATATTAGCGATAAAGAGTAATTGCGTTATCAGGACTAAAAATATTAATGTAGTTAGTAAAATAGTATGATAATCAGGACTAAATATTGATTTATCAAGATGAACAACAAGCGGGTACAAAACCCAATATGTAAAGACACTACCGCACGTTATTGCTACATGGATACGGGACAAAATTTTTTTCGTATTGAATTTTAAAAAATACATTAAAAAATACAATACTCCTAAAAAGGAATATATAATAGCGAGTATGTAGGTTAAATCAGAAGTGGATATTACGTAATATGTATCTTTTAGGTTTAAGTCAATCGTCATATCTTCTGAAAAAACGCACAGCATAATGCCTATCAAAAGGATTATCAGACTTGTTCCAAAGAAATAAACATGGGCTTTCAATGGAAGCATCATTTCTCAGAATCGGAATTTTTTACTTTTATTTCTCTAACATACTCAGTAAGCATTTTACCATAACGGGATGTAGCTACCTCTTCGGACATGCTTTTTTGTATTGTATCTAAATACTTTAGTTTTGCATTGTATATTTCTGACAACGCTAAATAAGGACCTACCTCATACCTTGCATTATTCAGTGCATAGTTTGCGGTAAATAGGTAGTGCCTCTTGGTTACCTGATTCATTTGTTCCGAAATGCTATCTTGTAGTGCTTTATTATTGTCTTGTACGGCTTTCATACTTTTCTCAATAAGATCAAGTCTACTGTTGGTAAAGCGTTGCTTAATTTTTGAGAACTCCTCGTAAAGGTCATGATTTTGAGAGCCTGTAATAATTGCTTTTTCAAAAAAGTCATCGTTAGTAGTTTTTATATTTATTTCGCCAGGCTCAGCAAAAAATGGCAGGTTGTTATCTATTGAGTTGGTTTGTCCTCTATCTAAAAATAAATAAAGCATCTCTGGAGAATTTAACTGTAAATGGCTCTCAAAAGATGATTTCCCGTTAATTATTATAGTGTCTATCGATATTAAAGCTGTATCTCGTATATGCTGTATGTACAATGTACCCTTTTTTAATCCTTTTATATACCCTGTAATATGTAAGTTAGTATCGTCAGGCTTTTTATCTTCTTTACAGGCAATTAATATAAAAAGTAGTGATAGTAGCAGTATAATTTTTTTCATAAAGTGGTTTTGGTAATTTTAAATTTTCGCAAAGTAATAAAAATTATAGCTTTTGTGCTTTCATTAAATTAAAAAAGCTGCCGAGTAGGCAGCTTTTTTAGTATTTATATTATTGAAAAACTTAGTTTACTATTAGCTTTTCAGTATGCTTAATTCCTTTATTTGTGTGCACCTCCACAAAGTAAATGCCTGTAGTGTATGTTGATACATCTATGTTTGTAGCATTACTTGGTGCGTTACTGCTAAATAATACTTTACCTGTTATATCGTAAACTTTTACGGATGCCATGTTATCTGTAGTGGTATTACCTAATGTAAGGGTTACCATATTATTAGTTGGGTTAGGATACAATGTAAAGTTATTAAGTGTAAATGCTTGATTGTTTAATGCAGCTTCTACAAAATGAGTTTCGAAAACATTCGTTTCTACTACTTCATTAAAATCAAAGTAAATTCCAGCACCGTTTGGTATTACATCGCCTACAGCAAAGTCTGGGAATGGTTTAACTCTAAAATATACATAACCATTACTACTTTCTTCATCGTCCTGTGCTGCAGGGAGCATAATTTCGTTAAAATACCATATTAACTTATTTTCGTCTTGCTCCATAATATAATCATGGCTTGAGCGTATCATTTCTACTGTACTGTTATCTAATTGTTCGTTAAGTACATCTTCAATTCTAACATTTATAGCACTTGCAGTACCCAAGTTTTGGAATCTGATGGTGTAGTATAAGTAATCGTTAGTATCAAAATCAGTAATCAATACATTTCTACCTCTCGACTCCATTTTATCATTAGGGTCATATGCACCAACTACAATATCGCTATTAACAGATGTATTATTGTCAGGTGTTATATCACCTGTAAGAGGCGTTATAATAGCTGTAGTCGTTACAATATCTCCGAGTAATTCAACATCTGGAGGGAGCGATAGCGTTACAGGAAATGTAACGGTTTCGTAAGGTTCAAGGTTTGTGAAATTGTACGTAAAACCTGTATCGGTAAGGTCTGTTACCGTTTCGTCTACGTTTGTTATGGTAAGCGGACTTTCTACTGAAAAGTCAATACTGCCAGCCGCTACCGTACTACTACCAAGGTTAACATAGCTAAGTATTACATCGTGTTCAAACCCTGGCTGTGGTTGCTCTACTGGAATTATGTAAACAGCTACATCATCGTATTCCTCTACTAAAGTTACGGGGAAATAGTATGTAGTAACAGTTTCAATGGATGTTGTGCTCACGTTTTCATAGTAAGATGGAGTTACCGAAAAATAAGGTGCATACAAGGGTAGCACATTAAAGCCGACATCGTATGTGTTAACCATTTCTGGCTCGTATATAAAGTAGTTACCGTTTGGTGTTGTAGCATTATGTACTACGCCATCGTTATTTAGTTCGTAGTTAAAAGTACCAATCATAAAATCATTTTCGCCATCGTCTTTTACTCCATTGGCATTGGCATCTAAAAATGCATTTAAGTTTATACCAGCACAATCAATGGCACCAGTCGAATTCTCTAAAATATCAATAGTTATATGTCCTTCTTGGTCTGAGAAATTAGTTACCATCATGATATAAAACTCTCCAACTTGTGCATTAGTTATACTAGCCGTTTCTTGTGCTGATGCTGAATAGCTACAATCAACTACATGGTCTTCATTTAAGTTATTACACGAATCTTCTAACGAAGTGAAAGGACCATAGCAAATAAAATCAATATCAATACCATTTCCTTGTAGTCCTTCCTGAGAAAGCGCAAAATAAAGATCTCCGGCATCGCTTATCGGTATATAAAACCAGAATGGATTAGGTTGAGAGCCCAAGCAGTCATAATCGGGACCTGGTATTGCTGGACCAGCATTAAAGGTGTTAACAAAAGGGCTCCCTAGTGCACCACAAAGTGCCTGTGCCTCTGAGCATGCAGTATTACCATTTTGAGCATAAATAATACTTGCAAATGCAATTGCAAAACTTAGTAATAATTTTTTCATAGGTATGGATTTTTTATGCAATATAATTTGTTTGTTAAATATTTGCAAATCAGTTACTTTATTTTTTATATTATGATACCGTTACAGATAAAAAAAGACGACCAATCGGTCGTCTTTTTTTATCTGTATTTACTCAATTTTATTCTTTTAAAATGCGTTTTGCAATTTTAATGTTATTTCTGTTTATAAAATCTACAATAAGTATGCTAATGTCAAAACGAGAACCATCGCCTTTTAGCTCTTTTGTTAGTTTAACAGGTTTTTTGCGTGTTTTAATGGTATCGTTTTCGGTACCACCATTATGGTCTATTATCTCATCTTCTATTCCATCAATAGTCTTCTCTGTAGCAGAGCCCGTTTCAATATTATTCTCGTCAGTACCAGCAAACGCAGCAGTACTAATAACAAACATAAATAGGAATAAAAAATTTCTCATATTGTAGTTTTAGTTAGTATGTTATTATAATAAGTAGATTAAAACAGCATTTTGTTACATTTATACGCCAAATTTAACGTAATTTATTTAAAACTAGCTATTTTACTTGTTTAATTATCCAACTCGATATTTCATTTAATGCTACTGGCGAAATAGTTTGTGTTATGGTACCGTACTCTGCTGGTGCGCCCGAAGTAGTTTCCTGAAACAAATGATTAAGCCCTTCTAATTTTTTTGTTGTCACTTTTTTGTTGCCACTTTTTGCAGCAGCTCTTTTAATTGCCTCTAAGTTTGGAATTGCAGCAACCTGTAAGTCTTTATCGCCGTTTATAGCAAGTATGGGGCACTCTGTGTTTTCTAATGCTTTGGTAGGGTCGTAACGTATAAAGTTAACGTACCAAGCCGATGATAGCTCCTTTAATTGCATATTAATATAGGGTATTAATTGTGCTTCGGGTACACCATTTGCTATAAAAAGCGGTTTCATATCTGTATTAAAAACGGTATATAGTTTTTCTTGTAAAGCCTCCTGATCCTCCTCCTCTTTTATAACATCGTATATTTTTCTGTTTATAACGCCTAGTTTCGTTAACTCCTCTTCAGGCATTCCGTTTGTTTTTCCTAGTAAATAATTTTGTAACATCATTAACTCGTCACCAGGTATTGCGGTACCTGCCATAAGCACAATAAAAGCAACATCTTCGTTTTTAGATGCTACTATTGGTGCTATGGTTCCACCCTCGCTATGCCCAATAATACCTATCTTTTTTTTATTGATTGATGGTAACGATTGCAGGTATGCAAATGCAGCTTCAACATCGGTAGCAAAATCGTTAGTTGTAGCACCCGAAAATGTACCACCAGATTTGCCCACACCACGATCGTCATAACGCAATACAGCTATCCCTTTTTTGGTAAGATGATCTGCTAAAACCAAAAATGGTTTGTGGTCTAATATTTCTTCGTCCCTATTTTGCGGACCACTACCACTTACTAAAATTACAGCAGGAAAATTACCCTCCTTTTCGGGCATGGTTAATGTTCCCGCGAGTGTTATTCCTGCTTTTTCGTTTTTAAAAGTCACATCTTCGCTGTAATACGGATATGGTTTTTTGGGCTCTTGTGGTCGTTCTTTCGCTTTATCATCTGCTTTTATTGGGGTACGACCAAGATTGAGGGCTATATCCATATTGTTTTGTGTAAGCGTGCCTGTAAAGCCATTGTCCTTGTATTCGCCCTTATAATTAGCACTAATAGCAGAAATATTAAATGTTAGTACTTTATTTTCATAGCTTATTTTATCTACAGGAATGTCTTTAACCCCCTGATCTGGACTGTCCATAGTTGCTGTATAGCCTTGCTCCACTTTTTTGATATTGAGTCCGATACGCAGTTTTCCGCCAGGAAAAACAATTTGCCCGTACCACGAGCCTGCTATATCTTGAGCAAACAATCCTGTAGTAATAAGGAGAGTTAGTAGCATAATAATTTTTTTCATAATAAAGTATTTTGGTTAATTAGTAATAGTGCGTATTTCGATAATCCTTCTGCTACCGTTATTGCCACAGCAAACAAAATTTTATGTTTGGTTGTTTTTAAGTTACTGGCTACTTTAAAACCATTGTATAAAAGTGTTATATACCATACAAAAGCAGTTATTGATGCTACAGTAATAATAAATAAAGAGGCAACAGTAATAGCGCTTAGTGTTAGGTTGTTGGGGTTTATGCCTATTAACTCTTCAGTAGCTTGTAAAGCAAAATTGTTTATATTAGTTATTGGTACAATGTAATAAGGTGTCCTTGCTATAATTACTACTGCAAACACATCTACTACCCGCGTTTTTTTGTTAATATATTTACCTAAAATAAGTAGTGTTAAAAATAGTAATGATATAGTAATGCCATTATCTATAAAAGGGGTTAGCACAGACACGTTTTTTGCAAAATGCAAATCCAGCACACCGTCAAACCTTATATTGAATAAATGGGCTAAAAACGACCCAATAATGGTAAACAGCAGCCCGAAAGGGATGAGCTGTTTTTCGGAGTATTTCTCAAAGGGATTAAGTAAAGTATGTTTCATTACTCTTCGGGCATTAAATCTTTTACTTTTTCGATGAGATCGTCCAGTTTATTACGAACCGTAGGGTAGCTATTACCCATTTGTGTAGCCATTTGTTTCAGGCTACCGCTAGCAATAAAAAACTGGAGTATAAAATGCTGCTCTTCGGCTGTAAGCCGAAGTAGTGTGGGTAGTGGGTAATTGCCCGAAACCTGTGTTTGGCACTTGGGGCAGGAGAGTTGAGAAACCTGTAATGATGCTGCACAACTAGGGCAGGATACAGGAAGTTTAGGTACAATCATAGTATTGAAATGTAATTCAAAATTAATAAAATTAAATTACATTTCAATAAAATTAAAAATAATTTATATTTTGTTTATTAAAATAAATGTTTTCTAAAAGTAGACTTCTATTAAAATTTTTTATTAATGTAATATTTTGTATCTACATCGTCATCCTCGATAGGATTGAATTTTTGTGGTTTTGATTTTTTAGATACGTGTTTCTTTTTCCATTGTTCAAAGCTATCTGCGGGTAAGTTTTCTCGCATAATATCAATAACTTCTTTTTCAGCTAAACCAAATTGCTTTTTAATTTTTTGTAGTGGTTTTTTCTCTTCTTGCGCTAATTTCACAATTGCATCAATGGTCTCTTTCTCTAGTGCTGCACGATTACTCTTTTTCATCAGATGAAAAAATTTATTCAAATATTATTTTTAATTTTTTGTTGTTTGTGTAATCAATATTACTAAAAAAACCAATTACTAGTATAGTAAAAACGTTATATATTTTAATTTTTAACAAATAAAAAAAAGAGTAACTAAAAAATAACAATAATCTAACGGGTGG
The Flavobacterium litorale genome window above contains:
- a CDS encoding ABC1 kinase family protein, which translates into the protein MKRLDSIPVNKIDRVSKLVTTGVKVGGNYLKYYGKKIVNPELTKEGLHEDNAADIYDGLKELKGSALKVAQMLSMEKNLLPESYVEKFSLSQFSVPPLSSPLVMKTFKKYFGVEPHVLFDEFNAESINAASIGQVHKAKKGGKDLAVKIQYPGIRESIGTDIAMVKPIAVRMFNLQGTSDEYFQEIEGKLIEETDYTLELQQSEAVRKACSILTELKFPAYYPELSCEKIITMDWMEGKHLSEWCNEEHLQEERDKVGQVLYDFYMYQIHGLKKFHADPHPGNFLIDEDANLVAIDFGCMKALPDDFSEPYFKLITPATVANDDLFREKLYELSVLREDDSPEDEAYFFNLFKELLTVFVEPYNHDVFDFGRPEFSETIAKLSEQFANDKTLRKMNGNRGSKHFIYVNRTFFGLYSLLFDLKSRIDIYGYKKYLQ
- a CDS encoding DUF2256 domain-containing protein, whose product is MGIKNTSSKGNKSYLPSKTCATCGRDFTWRKKWEKNWEAVKYCSAACRKK
- a CDS encoding 6-pyruvoyl trahydropterin synthase family protein; the encoded protein is MKVSVSRKAHFNAAHRLYCPDWTDEQNDAVFGKCNNPNFHGHNYELVVSVTGTVNPKTGYVIDMKVLKDIIKDEVEEPFDHKNLNLDVPEFSELNPTAENIVVVIWNKIRKRIDSAMALEVVLYETPRNFVTYKGE
- a CDS encoding TetR family transcriptional regulator C-terminal domain-containing protein; this encodes MATKKIKAPTKSDIITKYSDYCLINGNRPATVYKFAKDNGFEEAHFYAHFSSFEMLEHHYFTEMFTYTVEMLEQSPAYANYSGTEKLSAFYFTFFEMATANRSFIMYLMDDNNSSVRNMLKLKELRKVFTNYAMQVLERPLDMKNERADKAQDKALREAAWLQFLSVFKFWMKDTSPSFEKTDVFIEKSVKASSDLVYNTPLQSLFDLGKFLWKEKFTA
- a CDS encoding type I phosphomannose isomerase catalytic subunit; translated protein: MIMELYPILFEPILKDRLWGGTKLKTDLGKHIPTNTTGESWELSDVDGDVSIVSNGVYSGKSLTELLNSYPAAILGNKVYEQYGAKFPLLFKFLDAHRDLSIQVHPNDALAKKRHNSFGKTEMWYVMQADEGAKIIVGFKEKSSPEEYIKHLEDKNLVEILNLVEVKAGDVFFLETGTIHAIGAGIVIAEIQQTSDITYRIYDWDRVDAQGNSRELHVEQALDAMNYNTTQTKKEYTKTANTTNVMVDCPYFTTGYLPLLGDMAVTKKGASFTVYICTDGAYTLTANQKEYNFKKGDTILIPAALQHYSLSGKATLLEIYIA
- a CDS encoding T9SS type A sorting domain-containing protein, which gives rise to MKKLLLSFAIAFASIIYAQNGNTACSEAQALCGALGSPFVNTFNAGPAIPGPDYDCLGSQPNPFWFYIPISDAGDLYFALSQEGLQGNGIDIDFICYGPFTSLEDSCNNLNEDHVVDCSYSASAQETASITNAQVGEFYIMMVTNFSDQEGHITIDILENSTGAIDCAGINLNAFLDANANGVKDDGENDFMIGTFNYELNNDGVVHNATTPNGNYFIYEPEMVNTYDVGFNVLPLYAPYFSVTPSYYENVSTTSIETVTTYYFPVTLVEEYDDVAVYIIPVEQPQPGFEHDVILSYVNLGSSTVAAGSIDFSVESPLTITNVDETVTDLTDTGFTYNFTNLEPYETVTFPVTLSLPPDVELLGDIVTTTAIITPLTGDITPDNNTSVNSDIVVGAYDPNDKMESRGRNVLITDFDTNDYLYYTIRFQNLGTASAINVRIEDVLNEQLDNSTVEMIRSSHDYIMEQDENKLIWYFNEIMLPAAQDDEESSNGYVYFRVKPFPDFAVGDVIPNGAGIYFDFNEVVETNVFETHFVEAALNNQAFTLNNFTLYPNPTNNMVTLTLGNTTTDNMASVKVYDITGKVLFSSNAPSNATNIDVSTYTTGIYFVEVHTNKGIKHTEKLIVN
- a CDS encoding NAD(P)/FAD-dependent oxidoreductase, producing MPRELQIQVAPEVAAQKPLLISHVAKLMHIKPDEVRHLAILKRSIDARQRTVKVNLKVAVYYNEEFTEAPITLPNYKNVNNSQEVIIIGAGPAGLFAALQLIELGMKPIVLERGKDVQARRRDLKAINRDHIVNADSNYCYGEGGAGTYSDGKLYTRSKKRGDVDRILRLFVAFGASPDILVEAHPHIGTNKLPNIIKAMREKIIEYGGEVIFNTRVTDIIVKNNTVAGVVTQHNDTINANKIILATGHSARDIFELLDRKKIYIEAKPFALGVRAEHPQNLIDSIQYSCDVTTGRGNYLPPSPYSIVKQVAGRGMYSFCMCPGGVIAPCATSEGEVVTNGWSPSKRDQETANSGIVVELKLEDFKPFEKFGALAGMEFQKAIEQKAWHLAGKTQRVPAQRMVDFTQGKTSTDIPKTSYVPGTTSVELGQVFPNFITQTLREGFIQFGKSMRGYLTNDAILHAPESRTSSPVRIPRDRETLEHVQIKGLYPCGEGAGYAGGIISAAIDGEKCALKCVATNLQ
- the idi gene encoding isopentenyl-diphosphate Delta-isomerase, giving the protein MTEEKVILVNENDEQIGLMPKMEAHEKALLHRAFSVFILNSKNEIMLQQRAAQKYHSPLLWTNTTCSHQREGETNLQAGNRRLMEEMGIQAELKELFSFIYKAPFDNGLTEHELDHVMIGYYDDAPNINKEEAESWKWMSIEAVKEDMKANPSIYTVWFKIIFDEFYHYLEEHKSPLVKEQ
- a CDS encoding DUF4369 domain-containing protein, coding for MKKIILLLSLLFILIACKEDKKPDDTNLHITGYIKGLKKGTLYIQHIRDTALISIDTIIINGKSSFESHLQLNSPEMLYLFLDRGQTNSIDNNLPFFAEPGEINIKTTNDDFFEKAIITGSQNHDLYEEFSKIKQRFTNSRLDLIEKSMKAVQDNNKALQDSISEQMNQVTKRHYLFTANYALNNARYEVGPYLALSEIYNAKLKYLDTIQKSMSEEVATSRYGKMLTEYVREIKVKNSDSEK